Proteins from a genomic interval of Clostridia bacterium:
- a CDS encoding nitroreductase: MDAFELMRTRRSTRKYKDAPLQAELIKKVVEAGRYAPSGSNSQSTHFIVITDRAALDTLSKLVMEQFALWETKPGMYPAMARAVTASKRENYTFHYNAPVLAVLANKKDYTNNLADCALAAENMMLMANALDLGSCYINQLKWLNENDVINEYLMSLGMKPDERVFVSVALGYADTEDGLPVREPLARKGNPVTMI; encoded by the coding sequence ATGGATGCATTCGAGCTTATGAGAACTCGAAGAAGCACAAGAAAATATAAGGACGCGCCGCTTCAGGCCGAGCTTATAAAAAAGGTCGTTGAGGCGGGGCGATATGCGCCCAGCGGCAGCAACAGCCAAAGCACGCATTTTATCGTGATAACCGACCGCGCCGCGCTGGATACGCTCTCAAAACTCGTAATGGAGCAGTTCGCCCTGTGGGAAACAAAGCCGGGCATGTATCCCGCGATGGCGCGCGCTGTAACAGCCTCGAAAAGAGAGAATTATACGTTCCACTACAACGCGCCCGTGCTCGCGGTGCTTGCAAACAAAAAGGATTATACCAATAATCTTGCAGACTGCGCGCTGGCGGCCGAAAATATGATGCTCATGGCGAACGCGCTCGATTTGGGGAGCTGTTATATAAACCAATTAAAGTGGCTTAATGAGAACGACGTTATAAACGAGTATCTTATGTCGCTCGGCATGAAGCCCGACGAGCGCGTATTCGTATCGGTGGCGCTGGGATATGCCGATACTGAGGACGGCCTTCCCGTGCGTGAGCCGCTTGCGCGAAAGGGCAATCCCGTAACGATGATTTAA